In Actinoplanes derwentensis, the following proteins share a genomic window:
- a CDS encoding DUF6585 family protein — protein sequence MTQPPNTPQPGPSAPPPEVIQAAASRQLGALVAAQRGSNPIGNLAFGVGGGIALILGGFLVGWISSLIDFRPLAFLACPMIVIGIIVLIYAVMALFAGFTATYLFENGLVHTKNKKIDAVAWSEVDQLWLWKAGGDNVLTGHLLTYYVVTFDGRKVPVEAAVGKGQEPLGPRLEQIVAQLGRPVVDSGPLVGKMRP from the coding sequence ATGACGCAACCGCCGAACACCCCCCAACCCGGACCGAGCGCGCCGCCGCCCGAGGTGATACAGGCCGCCGCCAGCCGTCAGCTCGGCGCACTGGTCGCCGCGCAGCGTGGCAGCAACCCGATCGGCAACCTGGCCTTCGGTGTCGGCGGTGGCATCGCGCTCATCCTCGGCGGTTTCCTGGTCGGCTGGATCAGCTCGCTGATCGACTTCCGGCCCCTGGCGTTCCTGGCCTGCCCGATGATCGTGATCGGCATCATCGTGCTGATCTACGCGGTGATGGCGCTGTTCGCCGGCTTCACCGCGACCTACCTGTTCGAGAACGGCCTGGTCCACACCAAGAACAAGAAGATCGACGCGGTGGCGTGGAGCGAGGTGGACCAGCTCTGGCTGTGGAAGGCCGGCGGCGACAACGTGCTCACCGGCCACCTGCTCACCTACTACGTGGTGACCTTCGACGGCCGCAAGGTGCCGGTCGAGGCAGCCGTGGGCAAGGGCCAGGAGCCGCTCGGCCCGCGCCTGGAGCAGATCGTCGCGCAACTCGGCCGCCCGGTCGTGGACAGCGGCCCCCTCGTCGGCAAGATGCGCCCGTAG